A window of the Acidobacteriota bacterium genome harbors these coding sequences:
- a CDS encoding crossover junction endodeoxyribonuclease RuvC, with translation MRVLGIDCGTEYTGYGIVEQHADGRLAFVMAGAIRLSRRESMAKRLSTVFTELSHLIFSTSPQMVAIEEVFYSVNAKSALKLGQVRGVAMLAASSAGLEVAEYSPLSIKSAVVGYGKAEKIQVQHMVAHLLNLPELPRPADAADALAIAICHLHTHATLKRYEVASRG, from the coding sequence ATGCGGGTCCTCGGCATCGATTGCGGCACTGAATACACGGGCTACGGAATCGTGGAGCAGCATGCCGATGGGCGCCTCGCTTTTGTGATGGCCGGAGCGATTCGGCTCTCAAGACGCGAGTCAATGGCAAAGCGTCTGTCGACGGTGTTTACAGAGCTTTCGCATCTGATCTTTTCGACCTCTCCGCAGATGGTCGCGATCGAAGAGGTGTTCTACTCAGTGAATGCCAAGTCGGCGCTGAAACTGGGGCAGGTTCGGGGGGTTGCTATGCTTGCCGCTTCCTCAGCGGGGCTCGAAGTCGCAGAATATTCACCGCTATCGATCAAGTCTGCTGTCGTGGGATATGGCAAAGCCGAAAAGATTCAGGTCCAGCATATGGTCGCACACTTATTAAACCTTCCCGAACTGCCGCGCCCTGCCGATGCTGCGGATGCCCTCGCGATTGCTATATGCCATCTGCACACACATGCGACGCTGAAGCGCTACGAGGTGGCAAGTCGCGGATGA
- the trpD gene encoding anthranilate phosphoribosyltransferase — MILEALHQVANHRESLSRDAAREVMSEILSGGATDAQIAALLVALHMKGETVEEIVGFAEAIRKAAAPLKVHNFALDVSGTERDALVDTCGTGGDASGTFNISTATALTVAGAGVRVAKHGNRSVTSKCGSADVVEALGINITLPPARVAECLETVGIAFLFAPSMHSAMKYVQPARRELRLRTVFNLLGPLCNPAHASAQVVGVYSASLVGKLAQALQMLGLHRALVVHGSDGLDEITITGLTHIAEVRNGQIRHYDVSPEEFGLRTAPISEIQGGDTKANAEIIRRIVDGEKSPRRDVVLLNAAAALVVAGRADSMSEAMPMVAESLDSGAAREKLVKLVEFTSSKWA; from the coding sequence ATGATCCTTGAGGCCCTACATCAGGTCGCGAACCACCGCGAATCGCTCTCGCGCGACGCGGCGCGCGAGGTTATGTCGGAGATTCTCAGCGGAGGGGCTACAGACGCGCAGATCGCGGCGCTCTTGGTCGCGCTTCATATGAAGGGCGAGACCGTGGAGGAGATCGTCGGCTTCGCGGAGGCGATCCGCAAAGCAGCGGCTCCGCTGAAGGTCCACAATTTTGCCCTCGATGTCAGTGGGACTGAGCGTGACGCTCTCGTCGACACCTGCGGTACAGGCGGTGATGCCAGCGGGACCTTCAATATCTCGACTGCGACGGCGCTGACCGTGGCTGGCGCCGGCGTTCGCGTTGCCAAGCACGGCAACCGCAGCGTCACGTCCAAGTGTGGGTCGGCGGATGTAGTTGAGGCTCTGGGAATCAACATTACGTTGCCACCGGCGCGCGTTGCCGAGTGCCTGGAAACGGTCGGCATAGCTTTCCTGTTTGCGCCATCGATGCATTCGGCAATGAAGTATGTACAGCCGGCCCGACGTGAACTGCGGCTGCGGACGGTATTCAATCTACTAGGTCCGCTATGCAATCCGGCGCACGCGTCGGCTCAGGTGGTTGGAGTCTACTCTGCGTCACTTGTAGGGAAACTCGCACAAGCGCTGCAGATGTTGGGACTGCATCGCGCGCTGGTTGTTCATGGCAGCGATGGCTTGGACGAGATCACCATCACCGGCCTAACCCATATCGCCGAAGTCAGAAATGGCCAGATCCGGCATTACGATGTCTCGCCCGAAGAGTTCGGATTGCGCACTGCTCCCATCTCAGAGATACAGGGTGGCGACACGAAGGCAAATGCTGAGATCATCCGCCGCATTGTAGACGGAGAGAAATCTCCGCGGCGTGATGTGGTATTGCTCAACGCCGCCGCAGCGTTGGTCGTTGCAGGGCGGGCCGATTCCATGTCGGAAGCAATGCCGATGGTTGCGGAGTCACTCGACTCCGGAGCAGCTCGCGAGAAGCTGGTAAAGCTGGTCGAGTTTACTTCGAGTAAGTGGGCCTAA
- a CDS encoding acyltransferase, whose amino-acid sequence MPRYEYRTLHPDAEKSFLAWIDHLDKEFSNPDPAHRSVVVRDALHQIYLGRPYVPEDENEEYDNASVTSQLSARALTHSFDPRNATLEPEYYGDVDPLRYAPRKPLIWFWMMFDRSPLGLNHWLGYRMRYMVAKHVFKSLGKNVKLFHGIEVSFGYNLTIEDNCVIHKYVLLDDRGELIVREGSSISDYANVYSHAHDLNDSMIVSNHKTVIGPRARVTYHATVLSGVTVGEQGIVGSMGVATKDVEPYNVVAGIPAKTVKVKTIAPEARGDRVQRSGQR is encoded by the coding sequence ATGCCGCGCTACGAATACCGCACGCTCCATCCTGACGCCGAGAAGAGTTTTCTCGCCTGGATCGATCATCTCGACAAGGAATTCTCCAATCCCGATCCGGCTCATCGCAGCGTGGTCGTGCGCGACGCGCTCCACCAGATCTATCTAGGTCGTCCCTATGTACCGGAAGATGAGAATGAAGAGTACGACAACGCTTCGGTCACTTCCCAACTCTCAGCGCGAGCTTTGACGCACTCATTCGACCCGCGGAATGCCACACTCGAGCCTGAGTATTACGGCGACGTCGATCCCCTTCGATACGCGCCGCGCAAGCCCCTCATCTGGTTCTGGATGATGTTCGATCGCTCTCCGCTAGGCCTCAATCACTGGCTGGGATATCGCATGCGCTACATGGTCGCCAAACACGTGTTCAAGTCGCTTGGCAAGAATGTGAAGCTCTTTCACGGAATTGAAGTTTCGTTCGGCTACAACCTCACGATCGAGGACAACTGCGTCATCCACAAATATGTTCTCCTCGACGACCGCGGCGAGCTCATCGTTCGCGAGGGAAGCTCCATCTCCGATTACGCAAATGTTTACTCGCATGCGCACGATTTGAACGACTCAATGATAGTGAGCAACCATAAGACGGTTATCGGTCCACGCGCTCGCGTGACCTATCACGCAACCGTGCTCAGCGGAGTCACCGTTGGCGAGCAAGGAATCGTTGGCTCGATGGGAGTCGCCACCAAAGATGTTGAGCCGTATAACGTGGTGGCAGGAATTCCAGCCAAGACCGTTAAAGTGAAGACAATCGCCCCAGAGGCAAGAGGAGACAGGGTACAGCGGTCGGGACAACGCTGA
- a CDS encoding site-2 protease family protein, giving the protein MNLHAVIVVFDIIVFLFAISVHESAHAWMANRLGDPTARMLGRISLNPIRHIDLFGTILLPLIAAITGAPLLGWAKPTPVDTRNFKHLVRDDILTSLIGPISNFIVAVGCFLFLGIIAKTSPTGHRVVHDIVASGSLNTGTILTPFAALLYEGIFINVLLGIFNLIPLPPLDGSHVLRHFLPDGVRRMFDMAGIAILWILVLLRVPFLGPLLGPAMDIFRNNLMRL; this is encoded by the coding sequence ATGAATTTGCATGCTGTCATTGTCGTTTTCGACATCATCGTCTTCCTTTTTGCCATCAGCGTGCACGAATCAGCACACGCATGGATGGCAAATCGACTGGGCGATCCTACGGCGCGAATGCTTGGTCGCATTAGCCTGAATCCCATCAGACACATCGACCTTTTTGGCACGATTCTGCTTCCGCTGATCGCGGCAATCACTGGAGCTCCGCTCCTGGGATGGGCAAAACCTACGCCGGTTGACACACGGAACTTCAAGCATCTTGTGCGGGATGACATTCTTACTTCGCTCATTGGTCCTATCAGCAACTTCATCGTTGCCGTTGGCTGCTTTCTCTTTTTGGGAATTATCGCGAAGACGTCGCCCACAGGTCATCGTGTTGTACACGACATTGTTGCGAGCGGATCGCTCAACACAGGCACCATACTCACGCCATTCGCGGCGCTTCTATACGAAGGAATATTCATTAACGTACTTCTCGGCATTTTTAATCTGATTCCCTTGCCGCCACTTGATGGCAGTCATGTCCTGCGTCATTTCCTGCCGGACGGAGTGCGCCGTATGTTTGACATGGCAGGAATCGCGATCTTGTGGATACTCGTCCTCTTGAGAGTGCCGTTTCTCGGACCTTTGCTCGGACCTGCGATGGACATCTTTAGAAATAATCTAATGAGACTTTGA
- the trpS gene encoding tryptophan--tRNA ligase, whose product MDQASSQASTLTPNSTISGRKQRILSGMRSTGKLHLGNYVGALANWVKLQENYDSFFFIADWHALTSDYADTSLIKQNSIEVMLDYLAAGLDPQKCTMFIQSHVPQHAELHLLLSMITPLGWLERVPTYKEQQQNIREKDLNTYGFLGYPLLQSADIMIYQAHFVPVGEDQVPHIEITREIARRFNGFYPRVVKSGDPDARRTYVFPEPQALLTPSPKLPGTDGRKMSKSYGNSILMSDPEPLIRQKLKTMVTDPARVRRSDPGNPDVCPVGDVHKIFSSKDTLQKVYAGCRSAGIGCIECKGWAADALVSVLNPMQERRRHYEKNPREVWEVLEDGTSRASRAAEVTMEEVRAAMRMSKHYEEPVEGAAQ is encoded by the coding sequence ATGGATCAGGCCTCTTCTCAAGCCTCTACTCTCACCCCGAACTCGACGATTTCCGGACGAAAGCAGCGCATTCTGAGCGGCATGCGCTCCACCGGAAAGCTGCACCTCGGCAACTATGTGGGCGCCCTCGCGAACTGGGTGAAGCTGCAGGAAAACTACGATTCTTTTTTCTTCATCGCTGACTGGCATGCACTAACCAGCGATTACGCTGACACCTCACTCATTAAGCAAAATTCGATTGAGGTGATGCTCGACTACCTGGCAGCCGGACTCGATCCGCAGAAGTGCACGATGTTCATCCAATCGCATGTGCCGCAGCATGCGGAGTTGCATTTGTTGCTCTCGATGATCACTCCACTTGGATGGCTGGAGCGCGTTCCCACTTATAAGGAGCAGCAGCAAAATATTCGTGAGAAGGACCTGAATACCTACGGCTTTCTCGGCTATCCGCTACTGCAATCCGCGGACATCATGATCTATCAAGCCCATTTCGTGCCGGTGGGCGAAGATCAGGTCCCACACATCGAGATCACGCGGGAAATTGCACGTCGCTTCAACGGCTTTTACCCGCGCGTGGTTAAGTCGGGCGATCCCGATGCGAGGCGCACGTATGTCTTTCCGGAGCCTCAGGCGCTGCTGACGCCTTCACCCAAGCTGCCCGGCACCGATGGACGCAAGATGTCGAAGTCCTATGGGAACTCAATTCTGATGAGTGATCCCGAGCCGCTGATTCGGCAGAAGCTGAAGACGATGGTCACCGATCCGGCGCGAGTGCGCCGCAGTGATCCCGGCAATCCCGATGTCTGCCCGGTCGGCGATGTGCACAAAATTTTTAGCAGCAAAGATACTCTGCAAAAGGTATACGCTGGATGTCGCAGTGCCGGCATTGGCTGTATCGAATGCAAAGGATGGGCCGCGGATGCACTCGTATCAGTGCTGAATCCGATGCAGGAGCGCCGCCGGCACTACGAGAAAAATCCACGCGAAGTATGGGAAGTGCTGGAAGATGGAACGAGTCGGGCAAGCCGCGCAGCCGAAGTAACGATGGAAGAGGTTCGCGCAGCGATGAGGATGTCAAAGCATTACGAAGAGCCAGTCGAAGGAGCCGCACAGTAG
- a CDS encoding chromosome segregation protein ScpA: MPEMPIINREPSEFPFAVSVGTVFEGPLDLLLDLIRKQDIDIYDIPIAKITAQYLGYVENLKQLDVDVAAEFIYMAALLIHIKSKMLLPHDPDAPAEVQEDPRNELVERLLEHEKFKSAAQMLLQKQQIEEAVWSNPALKDFKEDEGAEPELAADVVDLVRTFQQILDRVRERPIIQIDQDVVTVSQMIDYLRRRLLLEDKPLRLKRLLQPMQSRNALVCTFLAILELVRLQAILLRQERVFGEILIKKHENFEAVMGEGAAVRDDWK, encoded by the coding sequence ATGCCTGAGATGCCGATCATCAACCGCGAACCCAGCGAGTTTCCTTTCGCCGTGAGTGTCGGCACCGTTTTTGAGGGGCCGCTGGATTTGCTGCTCGACCTGATTCGTAAGCAGGATATCGACATCTACGACATTCCCATCGCCAAGATCACGGCGCAGTATCTCGGCTACGTCGAAAATCTGAAGCAGCTCGACGTGGACGTAGCGGCGGAGTTCATCTACATGGCCGCCCTGCTCATTCACATCAAGTCAAAGATGCTTTTGCCGCATGATCCCGACGCTCCTGCGGAAGTGCAAGAGGACCCGCGCAATGAGCTGGTTGAGCGCCTGCTTGAACACGAGAAATTCAAAAGCGCGGCGCAGATGCTTCTGCAGAAGCAGCAGATTGAAGAAGCTGTCTGGAGCAATCCCGCACTGAAGGACTTCAAAGAAGATGAAGGCGCCGAGCCGGAACTGGCCGCCGACGTTGTCGACCTGGTGCGAACCTTCCAACAGATTCTCGATCGTGTGCGTGAGCGTCCCATTATTCAGATTGATCAGGACGTTGTCACAGTCTCGCAGATGATCGACTATCTTCGCCGACGGCTGCTGCTTGAAGACAAGCCGCTGCGTCTGAAACGCCTGCTGCAGCCCATGCAATCACGCAACGCGCTCGTGTGTACCTTCCTTGCCATTCTGGAACTCGTGCGCTTGCAGGCGATCCTGCTGCGGCAGGAGAGGGTGTTTGGCGAGATACTGATTAAGAAGCACGAGAATTTCGAAGCCGTGATGGGTGAAGGTGCGGCCGTTCGGGACGACTGGAAATGA
- the scpB gene encoding SMC-Scp complex subunit ScpB — protein MSLKAKIEAIIYAAEEPVILEQILSVVADEISAELGSQPSEAPLPMQIVENDGHPTESDETLSDAKQEAKQHRERSRRRVREVLDELVKEYDSSEHGMEIRQVAGGYRMSTKPEHHDAVRSFAKSLKPPIRLSLQALETLAVIAYKQPVTAPEISEIRGVDCSGVLANLIARKLITTAGRKQVIGRPILYKTTKDFLLRFGLKDINELPSIEEFEKLTSAAQSDLFVEGRADTNGADGSSSSVSEITDQQQASMPQDEHLDTKAAS, from the coding sequence ATGAGCCTTAAAGCAAAAATCGAAGCCATTATTTACGCTGCCGAAGAACCGGTCATACTCGAGCAGATACTCTCGGTCGTCGCAGACGAGATTTCTGCAGAGCTCGGATCTCAACCTTCCGAGGCTCCACTGCCGATGCAAATAGTCGAGAACGACGGCCATCCGACAGAATCGGATGAGACGCTCTCCGACGCGAAGCAGGAAGCGAAGCAACATCGCGAGCGCAGCCGCCGACGTGTTCGTGAAGTCCTCGACGAGCTGGTGAAGGAATACGACTCGTCTGAGCACGGCATGGAGATCCGGCAGGTTGCGGGCGGTTACCGGATGTCGACCAAACCGGAGCATCATGACGCGGTGCGCTCCTTCGCCAAGAGTCTGAAGCCGCCGATCCGACTTTCGCTGCAGGCATTGGAGACACTCGCCGTTATCGCCTACAAGCAGCCGGTCACAGCGCCCGAGATCAGTGAAATCCGCGGAGTCGATTGCAGCGGAGTGCTCGCGAACTTGATTGCGCGTAAGCTGATTACAACCGCCGGTCGAAAGCAGGTGATCGGGCGTCCGATTCTGTATAAAACAACGAAAGACTTTCTATTACGCTTCGGCCTGAAAGACATCAACGAACTTCCGAGCATCGAAGAATTTGAGAAGCTGACCTCGGCAGCGCAGAGCGATCTGTTCGTCGAAGGCCGTGCCGACACGAATGGCGCCGACGGTTCTTCTTCTTCCGTAAGCGAAATTACAGACCAGCAACAAGCCTCGATGCCGCAAGACGAGCACTTGGATACAAAAGCAGCGTCGTAG
- a CDS encoding histidinol-phosphate transaminase, which translates to MKKIEDFVPAHIRALSKYVPGKPVRQAERESGIRCIKLASNENPFGPSPLAIAAIRQAATAINFYPDSDANHLRLVLAEHHGVEPEQILVTDGSTALIDILARTLLAAGLNAVTSRCSFIIYSIVTCAAGGRLILVPTRDDGFDLDAIAEAITPDTRVVYIANPNNPTGTMFFADELDRFIERIPSHVMIALDEAYSDYGEFSARKKNQVYSRSIEWVRKGRQNVIVLRTFSKAHGLAGLRVGYGLGDPQMLRYFAQMRTAFSVSSTGEAGAIAALKDETHIHLSVERNSEGVEYLTPRLQELGFRVVPTTANFLYLETSEDPTQLAARIQNEGCIVRSLTPWGIPNALRITVGTPDQNRILIDAIARVMRPVDAP; encoded by the coding sequence ATGAAAAAGATCGAAGATTTTGTACCGGCTCACATACGAGCGCTGTCGAAGTATGTGCCGGGCAAACCGGTGCGCCAGGCCGAACGCGAAAGTGGCATTCGCTGCATCAAGCTAGCGTCCAACGAGAATCCTTTCGGCCCATCTCCACTGGCAATCGCCGCGATACGGCAGGCAGCAACTGCGATCAATTTTTATCCCGATAGTGATGCCAACCACCTGCGCCTCGTACTCGCTGAGCATCACGGCGTCGAGCCGGAACAGATTCTCGTTACTGACGGTTCGACAGCCCTGATCGACATCCTTGCCCGCACGCTGCTGGCTGCAGGGCTGAATGCGGTGACCAGCAGGTGTTCGTTCATCATCTATTCGATCGTGACGTGTGCGGCAGGGGGGCGGCTGATCTTGGTTCCAACCCGGGACGATGGCTTCGACCTCGATGCGATAGCCGAAGCGATCACGCCGGATACACGGGTCGTGTATATCGCGAACCCGAACAATCCGACGGGAACCATGTTTTTCGCCGACGAGCTTGATCGATTCATCGAGCGCATCCCGTCGCATGTAATGATCGCGCTGGACGAGGCGTATTCGGATTATGGAGAGTTTTCCGCGCGCAAGAAGAATCAGGTTTACTCACGCTCGATCGAATGGGTGAGGAAAGGACGGCAGAACGTCATCGTACTGCGGACCTTCTCGAAGGCGCATGGACTGGCTGGATTGCGCGTTGGTTATGGCCTCGGCGATCCGCAGATGCTGCGCTATTTCGCCCAGATGCGGACGGCATTCTCGGTCTCCAGCACAGGCGAGGCCGGCGCGATCGCAGCATTGAAAGACGAGACGCACATTCATCTTTCTGTTGAACGCAACAGCGAGGGAGTCGAGTATCTGACTCCGCGGCTTCAGGAACTGGGCTTCCGAGTAGTGCCAACCACCGCTAACTTTCTTTATCTGGAAACTTCGGAAGATCCGACCCAGCTCGCAGCTCGCATTCAAAACGAGGGCTGCATTGTCCGCAGCCTCACGCCCTGGGGAATTCCCAATGCGCTGCGCATCACAGTCGGCACGCCTGACCAGAATCGCATCCTGATCGACGCCATTGCGCGCGTAATGCGGCCAGTGGATGCACCTTGA
- a CDS encoding damage-inducible protein DinB — MLGNPVHCRNFHHTDWEGQEDELSPTIAYFKELYAYNTWANDRAFDAAEPLHADLLKRDLGNSFGSLHDTFTHIVGAEWIWLERWFGRWPPALLQPSEFSDRKALRSKLNQVRLDREKWISTLPEKTLGADMRYRNLRGEFYSYPLWQQLAHVVNHSTYHRGQVTTMLRQLGAAAVSTDLLLYYDEHNKQRS; from the coding sequence TTGCTGGGAAATCCAGTACACTGCCGCAACTTCCATCATACCGACTGGGAAGGTCAGGAGGATGAATTGAGTCCAACTATCGCCTACTTCAAGGAGTTATATGCCTACAACACCTGGGCGAACGATCGTGCCTTCGATGCTGCCGAACCGCTACACGCAGACTTGTTGAAGCGGGACTTGGGCAATAGCTTCGGCTCACTGCACGACACATTCACGCATATTGTCGGGGCAGAGTGGATCTGGCTGGAGCGCTGGTTTGGGCGCTGGCCTCCGGCTTTGCTGCAGCCATCAGAATTCAGTGATCGTAAGGCGCTTCGTTCGAAGCTGAACCAAGTTCGCTTAGATCGCGAGAAGTGGATTTCCACTCTGCCGGAGAAGACCTTGGGCGCGGACATGCGCTATCGGAATCTACGGGGAGAGTTCTACAGTTATCCGCTATGGCAGCAGCTCGCGCATGTAGTCAATCACTCGACATACCATCGCGGGCAGGTCACTACGATGCTGCGGCAGCTCGGCGCGGCGGCGGTCTCGACTGATCTTCTGCTCTACTACGACGAGCACAACAAGCAGCGTTCCTGA
- a CDS encoding MFS transporter, with the protein MATLTTSLPSRFAGAFRSLRHRNFQLFFAGQLISLVGTWMQNVAEAWLIYRLTGSSLLLGAVSFCSQIPIFLLSPIGGAVVDRRHRHRVIIATQTLSMILAFILAAITLLGVVKVWQVFVLAALLGFVNAFDIPARQAFIVEMVGRDDLMNAIALNSSMFNGARVIGPAIAGILVASIGEGWCFFANAVSYVAVLAGLLMMKVPPWTRRPQETSAVEDIKEGFLWVFRTKPIFALLLLVGIVSLVGMPYAVLMPIFADQVLHSGARGLGMLMGFSGTGALIGALTLATKSSLRGLGAWVPAASASFGGFLILFSYSRLFWLSAVFLIPIGLSMMVQMASTNTLIQSMVPDRLRGRIMSAYSMMMMGMAPLGALLAGALSEHMGAPFTVAVGGACSILGSIWFSTQLKEFRVEARRLIIAQTYAGGDPAEEITTVRET; encoded by the coding sequence GTGGCTACGCTGACCACAAGTTTGCCTTCGCGATTTGCCGGCGCCTTCCGCTCTTTGCGCCATCGTAATTTCCAGCTCTTCTTTGCTGGTCAACTGATTTCGCTGGTCGGCACGTGGATGCAGAATGTCGCTGAGGCTTGGTTGATCTACCGGCTGACAGGATCATCGCTGCTGCTCGGCGCGGTTTCCTTTTGCTCGCAAATACCCATTTTCCTGCTCTCGCCTATTGGGGGCGCCGTCGTCGATCGTCGCCACCGGCATCGCGTAATTATTGCTACGCAAACCCTGTCTATGATCCTCGCCTTCATCCTGGCGGCAATCACCTTGCTTGGAGTAGTAAAGGTGTGGCAGGTCTTCGTGCTCGCCGCTCTGCTTGGATTTGTAAACGCCTTCGATATTCCCGCGCGCCAGGCATTCATTGTCGAAATGGTGGGTCGGGATGACCTGATGAACGCCATCGCACTGAATTCCTCGATGTTCAACGGCGCCCGCGTCATCGGCCCGGCGATTGCCGGCATCCTGGTCGCCAGTATCGGCGAAGGATGGTGCTTCTTCGCTAATGCAGTCAGCTACGTCGCCGTGCTTGCCGGGCTTCTGATGATGAAAGTTCCACCGTGGACTCGTCGTCCCCAGGAAACATCGGCTGTGGAGGACATCAAAGAAGGCTTCCTCTGGGTCTTTCGAACAAAGCCAATCTTTGCCCTGTTGCTGCTGGTTGGCATCGTGAGTCTCGTAGGAATGCCGTATGCAGTGCTGATGCCGATTTTTGCGGATCAAGTCTTGCACAGCGGAGCCCGCGGATTGGGAATGCTGATGGGATTCAGCGGGACGGGAGCGCTGATCGGCGCCCTCACGCTGGCAACCAAGTCCAGCCTAAGAGGACTGGGAGCATGGGTTCCCGCGGCCTCAGCTTCCTTCGGAGGCTTTCTAATTCTGTTTTCCTATTCGCGACTGTTTTGGCTTTCCGCAGTTTTCTTGATTCCGATAGGTCTGTCCATGATGGTGCAGATGGCCTCGACGAATACGCTTATCCAGTCCATGGTCCCCGACCGCCTGCGCGGCCGCATCATGTCTGCGTATTCCATGATGATGATGGGCATGGCGCCATTAGGAGCGCTGCTGGCTGGCGCGCTCTCTGAACACATGGGAGCTCCATTTACCGTCGCGGTCGGCGGCGCCTGCTCTATTCTGGGATCTATCTGGTTCAGTACTCAGCTCAAGGAGTTCCGTGTTGAAGCTCGCCGCCTGATCATTGCCCAGACTTACGCGGGGGGTGATCCGGCTGAGGAGATCACGACAGTGCGGGAGACATGA
- a CDS encoding phytanoyl-CoA dioxygenase family protein yields the protein MTIRDLSLDHRPVGDLLQVPDREGAEQFKLNSDQIRFFQEHGYVSGIRILDEDQVEILRRELAQLADPSHDGYELFYEFHSNESSDPNKVLFHALGAWRIARGFHDLLWSRRLTVPASQLLAGPIRFWHDQLFCKPAHHGGVVAWHQDYSYWTRTKPLAHLTCWIGLDDSTRENGCLQYIAGSHRWPDLPITGLAGDMDAINAVLSQQQRSQFANPVAVELKKGEASFHHPRLVHGSFANHSTRSRRATVINVMRDGVKSVSNEPLLQGVPVIPSGEKIQGQFFPLLYDPNA from the coding sequence ATGACGATTCGGGACCTATCCCTTGACCATAGGCCTGTCGGAGATCTGCTGCAGGTTCCTGATCGCGAGGGCGCCGAGCAATTCAAACTCAACAGCGACCAGATCCGCTTCTTTCAAGAGCATGGATACGTAAGCGGCATTCGAATCCTCGACGAGGACCAGGTCGAGATCTTACGGCGAGAACTCGCTCAATTGGCCGATCCGTCGCATGATGGGTACGAACTGTTCTACGAATTCCATTCCAACGAATCCTCCGATCCAAACAAGGTACTCTTTCACGCCTTAGGCGCCTGGCGCATCGCGCGCGGCTTTCATGACCTGCTTTGGAGCCGACGATTAACGGTGCCAGCCTCGCAACTGCTCGCTGGGCCTATACGCTTCTGGCATGACCAACTCTTCTGCAAGCCAGCGCACCACGGCGGTGTTGTAGCCTGGCATCAGGATTACTCTTACTGGACTCGCACCAAGCCCCTCGCCCATCTAACCTGCTGGATCGGTCTCGACGACTCGACTCGCGAGAATGGATGTTTGCAGTACATCGCAGGAAGCCATCGCTGGCCAGATCTACCGATTACCGGGCTCGCTGGAGACATGGATGCGATCAATGCAGTGTTAAGCCAGCAACAGCGAAGTCAATTCGCGAATCCAGTGGCTGTCGAGTTAAAGAAAGGTGAGGCCTCGTTCCATCATCCGCGGCTCGTTCACGGCTCATTCGCAAACCACTCGACTCGCTCACGCCGAGCGACTGTAATCAACGTAATGCGAGATGGAGTGAAATCAGTGAGCAACGAGCCTTTGTTACAGGGCGTTCCGGTCATTCCATCCGGAGAGAAGATTCAGGGACAGTTCTTTCCGCTTCTCTACGATCCGAACGCTTAA
- a CDS encoding aspartate racemase: MRFRESPASCEILRLCWALMKSIGLIGGLGPESTLDYYRSLINTHRALHPEADPPSIIINSVNMKYALRCLEAKRLEGLAEFFVLELHKLARAGADFALITANTPHIVFDEVERRSPLPLISIVEATAERAHQSGFKKIGLLGTRFTMQASFYPEVFSRRQMQIHVPDEHDQAFIHERYFKELVNGVFLDETRQRLTEIIAHMRERHGIQAVILGGTELPLILRGAEAAGVPLLDTTQIHVESALRRLGEG; encoded by the coding sequence ATGAGATTTCGCGAATCACCTGCAAGTTGCGAAATTTTGCGTTTGTGCTGGGCGCTTATGAAATCCATCGGCCTCATCGGCGGCCTCGGGCCTGAGTCGACTCTCGATTACTACCGGTCGCTGATCAATACCCATCGGGCGCTGCATCCTGAGGCAGACCCGCCTTCGATCATCATCAACAGCGTGAATATGAAATATGCGCTGCGTTGCCTTGAAGCGAAGCGGCTTGAGGGTCTCGCTGAGTTCTTCGTGCTTGAGCTACATAAACTGGCGAGGGCTGGAGCGGATTTTGCTCTCATAACCGCGAATACCCCTCACATTGTTTTTGACGAGGTGGAGCGCCGCTCTCCGCTGCCGCTGATCAGTATTGTGGAGGCCACCGCAGAGCGTGCACATCAGTCCGGATTCAAGAAGATAGGTCTGCTGGGAACTCGATTCACCATGCAGGCCAGCTTCTATCCTGAGGTGTTCTCTCGACGGCAGATGCAAATTCATGTGCCGGATGAGCACGATCAGGCGTTTATCCACGAGAGGTATTTCAAAGAGCTGGTTAACGGTGTATTTCTCGACGAGACACGTCAACGGCTTACAGAAATCATTGCTCACATGAGGGAGAGGCATGGCATTCAGGCGGTGATCCTCGGAGGCACTGAGCTGCCGCTGATCTTGCGCGGCGCGGAAGCTGCCGGAGTTCCCTTGCTGGATACCACGCAGATTCACGTGGAGTCTGCGTTGAGGCGCTTGGGCGAGGGTTAA